A genomic region of Rhodohalobacter sp. 614A contains the following coding sequences:
- a CDS encoding SLC13 family permease, with translation MEPTGLFVLVLVLIALVLLVIKNYPADAVFIGLLTVIVVSGIVTPAQALVGFSNEGMLTIGALYVVATGLRETGGVQVIVKRLLGTPRQLWRVQAKIFGPVLALSAFLNNTPIVATFIPALQEWGGKFRVPVSKLLIPLSYAAILGGTCTLIGTSTNLIINGLLLSEVGIPLGMFEPAYVGIPVAVVGFIYMMTVGRQLLPDTQSALATFEDTRKYTIEMIVGDESPLIGQSIEQAGLRQLPGLFVAEVVRDGTILAAVEPDEVLEKDDRIIFTGLVDSIVDLQRIQGLIPATTQVFKLETPRRERHLVEAVVSPSNPLNGKTIKEGKFRNQFGAVVLAVSRRGERINKKVGEIRLRTGDILLLETPRDFSERYKYSSDFLLVSTLSQKRAPNYKKSWIAWIILGGMVTLVTANILTMLQGSFLAAALMIVFGCTHVTEARNSIDWQVLLVIAAALGIGNALQITGIAQNLAGSFIGLAGNNPYMALISVYFLTWILTEILTNNAAAVLVFPFAMSVAANLDVHYMPFVMTALFAASASFSTPIGYQTNLMVYAAGGYKFRDFIKVGLPLNLLVAIIIILLVPIIWPF, from the coding sequence ATGGAGCCAACCGGTTTATTTGTTCTCGTTCTTGTACTGATTGCTTTAGTATTATTGGTCATCAAAAACTATCCGGCGGATGCAGTTTTTATCGGTTTGCTGACCGTTATTGTTGTTTCAGGTATTGTAACCCCGGCGCAGGCACTGGTAGGCTTTTCAAATGAAGGGATGTTAACCATTGGGGCTCTGTATGTCGTTGCAACAGGCCTCAGGGAAACCGGTGGTGTGCAAGTGATTGTAAAAAGACTTCTTGGCACGCCACGCCAACTTTGGAGAGTACAGGCTAAAATATTTGGTCCGGTATTGGCTCTAAGTGCCTTTTTGAACAATACACCCATTGTTGCAACATTTATACCCGCACTTCAGGAATGGGGTGGAAAATTCAGAGTGCCCGTTTCTAAATTATTGATTCCATTGAGTTATGCCGCCATTTTGGGCGGTACCTGTACACTGATCGGCACCAGTACGAACCTCATCATCAACGGACTTTTATTGAGCGAAGTAGGTATACCTCTCGGAATGTTTGAGCCTGCATATGTAGGGATTCCGGTAGCTGTCGTTGGATTTATTTATATGATGACAGTGGGCCGGCAACTGCTGCCGGATACACAATCTGCACTTGCTACTTTCGAAGACACACGAAAATATACCATCGAAATGATTGTAGGGGATGAAAGCCCATTAATTGGCCAGTCAATTGAGCAGGCCGGGTTACGTCAGTTGCCAGGGCTATTTGTGGCAGAAGTTGTAAGAGACGGAACAATTCTTGCGGCCGTGGAACCTGATGAGGTACTGGAGAAAGACGATAGAATTATTTTTACAGGCCTTGTGGATTCTATTGTAGATTTACAGCGGATTCAGGGATTAATTCCCGCTACAACGCAGGTTTTCAAGCTTGAAACACCGAGAAGAGAACGTCACCTTGTTGAAGCTGTGGTTTCACCTTCAAATCCTCTCAATGGAAAAACCATTAAGGAAGGAAAATTCAGAAATCAGTTTGGAGCCGTTGTTCTAGCCGTATCCAGAAGAGGTGAGCGGATTAATAAAAAAGTAGGGGAGATTCGGCTGCGAACCGGTGATATTTTGCTACTTGAAACCCCCCGTGATTTTTCAGAACGATATAAGTATTCAAGTGATTTTCTGCTTGTAAGCACATTGTCTCAAAAAAGAGCTCCTAACTATAAAAAAAGCTGGATTGCCTGGATTATTCTTGGAGGGATGGTGACGCTTGTCACGGCTAATATTCTCACCATGTTACAGGGCTCTTTTCTTGCTGCTGCCCTAATGATTGTTTTTGGTTGTACCCACGTAACCGAGGCGCGCAACAGTATCGATTGGCAGGTGTTGCTTGTAATTGCCGCCGCTTTGGGTATTGGGAATGCATTACAAATTACAGGTATCGCCCAAAATCTTGCCGGTTCATTTATCGGTCTCGCCGGTAATAATCCTTACATGGCTTTAATATCTGTTTATTTTTTAACGTGGATACTAACCGAGATTCTTACAAACAATGCAGCAGCGGTTTTGGTCTTTCCGTTTGCCATGTCGGTCGCTGCAAATCTGGATGTTCATTACATGCCTTTTGTGATGACGGCACTTTTTGCCGCTTCAGCAAGTTTCTCTACTCCCATTGGTTATCAAACCAACCTGATGGTGTATGCCGCTGGCGGGTATAAATTTAGAGATTTTATCAAAGTGGGATTGCCACTAAACTTGTTAGTTGCTATAATCATCATTCTGCTGGTTCCAATTATTTGGCCTTTTTAA